One window from the genome of Candidatus Cloacimonas sp. encodes:
- a CDS encoding SBBP repeat-containing protein, producing MKKTFLLLILVLCSLALFAQNEDWHWAIQAGGTDDDYSYGIAIDSNRNSYVTGYFKSSSITFGTTTLTNSGYEDIFVAKMDSNGNWLWAKQAGGTDYDEGMSIAVDANGNSYVTGYFFSNANFGDTNLISSGYSDIYIAKLDSNGNWLWVKQAGGTSEEWGIGVAVDSNGNSYVTGFYQESATFGTITLTSSGGNDIFVAKLDSNGNWLWAKQAGGTSYDEGVSIAVDTNGNSYVTGDFSASATFGTTTLTSSGEGDIFVAKMDISGNWLWAQQAGGTDYDSGFSVAVDANGNIYVTGSFKESATLGTTTLTSSGSEDIFIAKLDSNGNWLWAKQAGGTYYDFGNSIAVDANGNSYVTGYFEYSATFGATTLTSSGESDIFVAKLNSNGNWLWAKQTGGTSFDFGYGIAVDANGSSYVTGFFMESATFGTTPLTSSGGYDIFVAKLGEVNSINLPDIIPFNGICSIYPNPFNPLTTIDYEISMPADVKIEVYNNRGQLVRSFALGYKKQGSYKLTWEGEDNNGCLCSSGIYYIKMRAGKEIYTKKAVLLK from the coding sequence GTGAAAAAGACATTTTTACTTTTAATCTTAGTTCTCTGTTCTTTAGCACTCTTTGCCCAAAACGAGGATTGGCACTGGGCAATACAAGCCGGGGGAACAGATGATGATTATAGTTATGGCATTGCTATTGATTCCAACCGAAACAGCTATGTTACTGGTTATTTTAAAAGTAGTAGCATTACCTTTGGTACTACTACTTTAACTAACAGTGGATATGAAGACATTTTTGTTGCCAAGATGGATAGTAACGGTAACTGGCTCTGGGCTAAGCAAGCCGGGGGAACAGATTATGATGAGGGAATGAGTATTGCTGTTGATGCTAACGGAAACAGCTATGTTACAGGATATTTTTTTAGTAATGCTAATTTTGGAGATACTAACTTAATTAGTAGTGGATATTCCGACATCTATATTGCCAAGCTGGATAGTAACGGTAATTGGCTCTGGGTAAAGCAAGCAGGGGGAACCAGTGAAGAATGGGGCATTGGCGTTGCTGTTGATTCCAACGGGAACAGCTATGTAACAGGTTTTTATCAAGAAAGTGCTACTTTCGGAACTATTACTTTAACCAGCAGTGGGGGGAATGATATCTTTGTTGCCAAGCTGGATAGCAATGGTAACTGGCTTTGGGCAAAACAAGCTGGTGGAACAAGTTATGATGAAGGTGTTAGCATTGCTGTTGATACCAACGGAAACAGCTATGTTACCGGTGATTTTTCTGCTAGTGCTACTTTCGGAACTACAACATTGACCAGCAGTGGCGAAGGAGACATCTTTGTTGCCAAGATGGACATTAGCGGTAACTGGCTCTGGGCTCAACAAGCCGGGGGAACAGATTATGATAGTGGCTTTAGCGTTGCTGTTGATGCCAACGGAAACATATATGTTACCGGTAGTTTTAAAGAAAGTGCCACTTTAGGTACTACAACATTGACCAGTAGTGGTTCAGAAGATATCTTTATTGCTAAGCTGGATAGCAACGGTAACTGGCTCTGGGCAAAGCAAGCTGGGGGAACATATTATGATTTTGGCAATAGCATTGCTGTTGATGCAAATGGAAATAGCTATGTTACCGGTTATTTTGAATATAGTGCTACCTTCGGAGCTACAACATTGACCAGTAGTGGTGAAAGCGATATCTTTGTTGCCAAGCTGAACAGCAACGGTAACTGGCTCTGGGCAAAGCAAACCGGGGGAACAAGTTTTGATTTTGGCTATGGCATTGCTGTTGATGCTAACGGAAGCAGCTATGTTACAGGTTTTTTTATGGAAAGTGCTACTTTTGGCACTACACCATTGACGAGCAGTGGTGGTTATGACATATTTGTAGCTAAATTAGGAGAAGTAAATAGTATAAATTTACCTGATATTATACCCTTTAACGGCATTTGTTCTATCTATCCTAATCCGTTTAATCCCCTTACAACTATTGACTATGAAATAAGTATGCCCGCAGATGTGAAAATTGAAGTTTACAATAATCGGGGGCAATTAGTGCGTAGTTTTGCATTGGGGTATAAAAAGCAGGGTAGTTATAAACTAACTTGGGAAGGAGAGGATAATAATGGCTGCCTCTGCAGTTCCGGTATTTATTACATCAAAATGCGGGCAGGAAAGGAGATTTACACCAAGAAAGCAGTGCTATTAAAATAA
- a CDS encoding FAD-dependent oxidoreductase: protein MADNNRIAIHPILPIPERDEVSFYWNGQKLKAKRGEMIASALIANGISIFGHHHKDGSAQGIFCANGQCSQCSVIANGVAVKSCMTAVSENMIVQSLEGLPILPAEDEPINFEPLEYVKTDVLIIGGGPAGLSAAIELGKQNIPTLLIDDKNALGGKLVLQTHKFFGSQEDSSAGTRGNDIGRNLAAEVAKYNSIEVWLNSTAVFVFSDKKVGILKDGVYKIVEPQRILNTAGAREKFLRFPGNNLARIYGAGAFQTLVNRDLVRPTKRLFIIGGGNVGLIAGYHSLQAGIEVVGLAEAMPVCGGYKVHSDKLRRFGIPIYTSHSILCANGKETVESITIAQIDKNFQPLPGTEKTFACDTILIAVGLNPVNEFTWEAQEAGIPVEAAGDALEIAEASSAMFNGKIAGVKIVAELQGTKENPIPAEWYAKAEELKSPPGKIKNYQTPEKEEGVFPILHCLQEIPCNPCTTVCPTNSIKTEDGSLMAVPVYNGACIGCGKCLLICPGLAITLVDYRKDKENPTVSIVYEVANYPVKIGDKKILNDIDANELGEYAITAVQDFPQLHTQIVKFQVPKAIAKKVAGFRIQDKKVSIPLEKPVILEKTSDEAMICLCERVSVKQVRALIKKGITDLNLIKAITRAGMGPCGSKTCEVLIKRLLREEGIPEKEVVPNTKRPLFLEIPLEKFPDGSAK from the coding sequence TTGGCAGATAACAATCGTATTGCCATTCATCCTATATTGCCGATTCCTGAAAGAGACGAGGTTTCTTTTTACTGGAATGGACAAAAACTAAAGGCAAAGAGAGGGGAAATGATTGCCTCAGCTCTTATTGCCAATGGTATATCCATTTTTGGCCACCATCACAAAGATGGAAGTGCACAAGGTATTTTTTGTGCTAATGGACAGTGTTCTCAATGCAGTGTAATTGCTAATGGGGTAGCCGTAAAATCCTGTATGACTGCAGTTAGTGAAAATATGATTGTGCAGTCGCTGGAAGGGCTACCTATTCTCCCTGCAGAAGATGAACCTATAAATTTTGAGCCCCTTGAGTATGTTAAGACCGATGTTCTTATTATTGGGGGAGGTCCTGCAGGGCTTTCTGCTGCTATTGAACTGGGCAAACAAAACATCCCGACATTGCTGATTGATGACAAAAATGCCTTGGGAGGAAAGCTGGTTCTGCAAACACATAAGTTCTTTGGTTCGCAGGAAGATAGCAGTGCCGGAACAAGGGGGAATGATATTGGCAGAAACCTTGCTGCAGAGGTGGCAAAATACAACAGTATTGAGGTCTGGTTAAATAGCACAGCCGTCTTCGTTTTCAGCGATAAAAAAGTTGGCATTTTAAAAGACGGTGTCTATAAAATTGTTGAGCCCCAGCGCATTTTAAACACCGCGGGAGCAAGAGAAAAATTCTTAAGGTTTCCCGGGAACAATTTAGCCCGAATATATGGAGCGGGAGCTTTTCAGACATTGGTAAATAGAGACCTGGTGCGTCCTACAAAGCGTCTTTTTATAATCGGAGGAGGCAATGTTGGTTTAATTGCCGGTTACCATTCTTTGCAGGCAGGAATTGAAGTTGTCGGTTTAGCTGAAGCGATGCCTGTTTGCGGGGGTTATAAAGTTCATTCCGATAAACTCAGAAGATTTGGCATTCCTATATATACTTCTCATTCTATTCTTTGCGCTAACGGCAAAGAAACAGTAGAAAGCATTACTATAGCGCAAATAGATAAGAATTTTCAGCCCCTGCCGGGCACGGAAAAGACCTTTGCCTGTGATACTATTTTAATAGCTGTGGGCTTAAATCCCGTAAATGAATTTACCTGGGAAGCACAAGAAGCAGGAATTCCTGTAGAAGCAGCAGGTGATGCCTTAGAAATTGCAGAAGCAAGTTCGGCAATGTTTAACGGTAAAATAGCCGGGGTAAAAATCGTAGCAGAACTGCAAGGAACTAAAGAAAATCCTATTCCCGCAGAGTGGTATGCCAAAGCCGAGGAACTGAAATCTCCCCCTGGAAAAATAAAGAATTATCAGACCCCGGAAAAAGAAGAAGGGGTCTTCCCTATTCTCCATTGTTTACAGGAAATCCCCTGTAATCCTTGCACTACCGTTTGTCCTACGAATAGTATTAAAACTGAAGATGGTTCACTGATGGCTGTTCCTGTTTACAACGGTGCCTGCATTGGTTGTGGCAAATGCCTGTTGATATGTCCTGGATTAGCCATAACCTTAGTGGACTACCGAAAAGACAAAGAAAACCCTACTGTAAGCATTGTTTATGAAGTGGCTAACTATCCTGTGAAGATAGGCGATAAAAAAATCCTGAACGATATAGATGCCAATGAATTAGGTGAATATGCTATAACCGCTGTGCAGGATTTTCCCCAATTGCATACTCAGATTGTAAAGTTTCAAGTTCCTAAGGCAATAGCCAAGAAAGTAGCTGGTTTCAGAATTCAGGATAAGAAGGTGTCTATACCTTTGGAAAAACCGGTTATTTTGGAAAAGACCTCTGATGAAGCAATGATTTGTTTGTGCGAAAGAGTAAGCGTAAAACAAGTGCGAGCGTTAATTAAAAAAGGTATCACCGATTTGAATCTGATAAAAGCTATTACCAGAGCAGGAATGGGGCCTTGCGGTTCTAAAACCTGCGAGGTCTTAATTAAGAGATTACTACGCGAAGAAGGCATCCCCGAAAAGGAAGTTGTTCCTAATACAAAAAGGCCTCTGTTTTTGGAAATCCCCTTAGAAAAATTTCCCGACGGGAGTGCAAAATGA
- a CDS encoding FAD-dependent oxidoreductase → MNKIYDVIVIGAGSIGLPTAYNLAKAGRKVLVIEPEHSPGQGNNKKAIGGVRATHSDLGKINVCLRSIEILKNWQEETGDDIGWLSNGYSYPAYNEKDALALQDLMQIQLSFGLNIQWLSPDEYSEIVPGILKEGLQGSTFSPEDGSCSPLLVSASYFEHCQKAGVDFHFQERVTGFDIKNYNINQVITDKGIYSSAKVVNAAGGYARDIGQLANIDLPVFPENHEAGITEPVERFFGPMVIDMRLAPGSANFYFYQNSEGQIVFCITPDPPVAGINMRSTSVFLPMCSKRMLTIYPRLRNLKVRRTWRGQYPMTPDGFPVVGIMEQAENLVNAVGMCGQGFMLGPGMGELVTRICLENITDKDRKILESFDTYRQFTNQEAFK, encoded by the coding sequence ATGAATAAGATTTATGATGTAATCGTAATTGGAGCCGGTTCCATCGGTTTGCCAACTGCTTATAATTTAGCAAAGGCAGGAAGGAAGGTTTTAGTAATTGAGCCAGAACATAGCCCCGGACAAGGAAACAATAAAAAAGCTATTGGAGGCGTGCGAGCTACTCATTCTGATTTAGGTAAAATAAATGTCTGCCTGCGTTCCATTGAAATACTAAAAAACTGGCAGGAAGAAACGGGCGATGATATTGGCTGGCTTTCCAATGGCTATAGCTATCCTGCTTATAACGAAAAAGATGCTTTAGCGCTGCAAGACCTGATGCAGATTCAACTTAGTTTCGGGCTTAATATTCAATGGCTAAGCCCGGATGAATATAGCGAAATAGTTCCCGGTATTCTGAAAGAGGGTTTACAGGGTTCTACATTTTCTCCGGAAGATGGTTCCTGTTCACCTTTACTCGTTTCTGCTTCCTATTTTGAGCATTGCCAGAAAGCCGGGGTGGACTTCCATTTCCAGGAACGAGTTACCGGATTTGATATTAAAAACTATAACATCAATCAAGTTATAACCGATAAAGGTATTTATTCCTCCGCTAAAGTTGTTAACGCAGCAGGAGGATATGCTCGGGATATTGGACAACTGGCTAATATTGATTTACCTGTTTTTCCGGAAAATCACGAAGCAGGTATTACTGAACCGGTAGAAAGGTTTTTTGGGCCAATGGTTATAGATATGCGTTTAGCACCTGGTAGTGCCAATTTCTATTTCTACCAGAATAGTGAAGGTCAAATTGTTTTCTGTATAACTCCCGACCCCCCTGTTGCCGGTATTAATATGCGTTCCACTTCTGTGTTTTTACCAATGTGCAGTAAAAGAATGCTGACAATTTATCCTCGCCTGCGCAATTTAAAAGTTCGTAGAACCTGGAGAGGACAGTATCCTATGACTCCAGATGGATTTCCTGTAGTGGGAATTATGGAACAGGCAGAGAATTTGGTTAACGCAGTTGGAATGTGTGGCCAGGGATTTATGCTTGGTCCCGGAATGGGAGAACTGGTTACCAGAATTTGTTTGGAAAATATTACGGATAAAGACAGAAAGATATTAGAAAGCTTTGATACATATAGACAGTTTACTAACCAGGAAGCGTTTAAATAG
- a CDS encoding HAD-IA family hydrolase, whose protein sequence is MKPFLLFDFDGTIADSIQLGLKIANKLAPQFGFPTFTENDIQHFRSLTWHKIAAETKIPFYKIPKIVTLAIKEYKRLIAELEPCAGIVEMLNEFTSKAIPMALLSSNTKENVDIFLKSYKLNSFLWIEGTSGILNKAKDIKKRLKKHQLTSDAVIYIGDEVRDIEAAHKCGLKSIAVTWGFHTADFLESYHPDYIVNKPKEIVEIVSRLTDEQEK, encoded by the coding sequence ATGAAACCCTTTCTGCTCTTTGATTTTGACGGCACTATAGCGGATTCAATTCAACTGGGATTAAAAATCGCCAATAAACTTGCTCCTCAGTTTGGTTTCCCAACTTTTACCGAAAACGATATTCAGCACTTTCGCTCTTTAACCTGGCATAAAATAGCCGCTGAAACAAAAATACCTTTTTACAAAATTCCCAAAATAGTTACGCTGGCAATTAAAGAATACAAACGCCTTATTGCTGAACTTGAACCCTGTGCTGGAATTGTAGAAATGCTTAATGAATTTACCTCTAAAGCAATACCAATGGCTCTTCTCAGCTCTAATACTAAAGAAAATGTGGATATATTTCTAAAGAGCTACAAATTGAATTCTTTTCTGTGGATTGAAGGGACTTCCGGCATCCTCAATAAAGCCAAAGATATAAAAAAACGCCTGAAAAAACACCAACTTACTTCTGATGCTGTAATCTATATAGGAGATGAAGTTAGAGATATAGAAGCAGCCCATAAATGCGGACTAAAAAGTATTGCTGTTACCTGGGGGTTTCATACCGCTGATTTTCTGGAAAGTTATCATCCGGACTACATTGTAAATAAACCGAAAGAAATAGTAGAGATTGTTAGTCGGTTAACAGATGAACAGGAGAAGTGA
- the rsmI gene encoding 16S rRNA (cytidine(1402)-2'-O)-methyltransferase: MPVCCLPALTFFIIMTYGDIYLIPVPIGNLGDITLRALELLKKAELIACEDTRVTAFLLQRYEIPTPKLMSFHKFNEKQREGFLFKHLESGKDLMIVSDAGSPAISDPAEHIVKEAIAKGIKVFALPGASAVLPALSVSGFTTRQFQFVGFLPQQPKNRRENLQQISEYPYTTVIYEAPHRILKLLSELYSACGNRKICICRELSKLHEEHIYTTLEEFNNNPSLVIKGEFCLVLDGQTIQGEGETESDDLSENELIDYITSALGFGIKTREISRMVCLMSSLSARDAYQLVIRTKKELKE, encoded by the coding sequence GTGCCGGTATGTTGTTTACCGGCACTTACTTTTTTTATTATTATGACTTATGGTGATATTTACCTGATACCTGTGCCGATAGGAAATTTGGGCGATATTACTTTGCGGGCATTGGAACTGCTAAAAAAAGCGGAACTTATTGCCTGTGAAGATACCAGAGTTACAGCTTTCCTTTTGCAACGCTACGAAATTCCTACACCCAAATTGATGAGCTTTCATAAATTCAATGAAAAGCAGCGAGAAGGATTTCTATTTAAGCATTTGGAAAGCGGTAAGGACTTAATGATTGTTTCCGATGCTGGAAGTCCAGCTATTAGTGACCCTGCAGAACATATTGTGAAAGAAGCAATTGCCAAAGGTATAAAGGTCTTTGCTTTGCCGGGAGCAAGTGCTGTTTTACCTGCTTTAAGTGTTTCCGGTTTTACTACCAGGCAGTTTCAATTTGTAGGTTTTTTACCGCAGCAGCCCAAAAACAGAAGAGAAAATTTGCAACAAATATCTGAATATCCCTATACAACTGTAATTTATGAAGCACCCCATCGGATTTTGAAATTACTTAGTGAATTGTATTCTGCCTGCGGAAACAGAAAAATATGTATCTGCCGAGAATTAAGTAAGCTCCACGAGGAGCATATTTATACTACTTTGGAGGAATTTAACAATAATCCGTCGCTGGTAATTAAAGGTGAATTCTGCCTGGTTTTGGATGGACAGACAATTCAAGGTGAAGGTGAAACAGAAAGCGATGATTTATCGGAAAACGAACTGATTGATTATATTACCAGTGCTTTGGGTTTTGGCATAAAAACCAGAGAGATAAGCAGAATGGTATGTCTGATGTCTTCACTTTCGGCAAGAGATGCTTACCAACTGGTGATAAGAACTAAGAAAGAGTTGAAGGAATGA